A stretch of Carya illinoinensis cultivar Pawnee chromosome 14, C.illinoinensisPawnee_v1, whole genome shotgun sequence DNA encodes these proteins:
- the LOC122294787 gene encoding uncharacterized protein LOC122294787 codes for MDNSLRCCLACVLHCGALDLIRIVHLNGYVEEITHPVTAGEILEANPNHVLSKPCSQGVVRKILIVSPDSVLKRGSIYFLIPASSLPEKKKRGNNLSKSSKKSKKCSGTSDVDHVSNCDRYLSDIISDKKPSRRRDRRTGQVGGVWEPHLESISEDL; via the coding sequence ATGGATAACAGTCTAAGGTGTTGCTTGGCTTGTGTTCTTCACTGTGGAGCTCTAGACTTGATCCGCATCGTTCATTTGAACGGCTACGTGGAAGAGATCACACATCCGGTCACGGCCGGTGAGATCCTTGAGGCCAACCCAAATCACGTCCTGAGCAAACCGTGCTCTCAAGGCGTTGTACGTAAAATTTTGATTGTCTCGCCGGATTCTGTGCTAAAGAGAGGAAGCATTTACTTCTTGATCCCAGCTTCGTCGCTGCCGGAGAAGAAAAAACGAGGTAACAACCTCAGTAAGTCCTCCAAGAAGAGCAAAAAGTGCAGCGGTACTAGTGATGTTGATCATGTCTCCAACTGTGATCGTTACCTATCGGACATCATCTCCGACAAGAAACCGTCGCGTCGACGGGATCGAAGGACTGGCCAAGTTGGAGGTGTGTGGGAGCCTCATCTTGAGAGCATCTCCGAGGACTTATAA
- the LOC122293529 gene encoding cation/H(+) antiporter 4-like, which produces MGFSFTRALLGISADELHLCGDATVIPDLIQEILKVTGDEIEAGVMLGPSGLGRVGIFQALFSVRNQEIVGMIGTFGHILFTFMSGVKMDTGLINRMGRKSLFTGIACIMFPLLVGFTIQVTLRRSWLTAEEATGLPFQTALNCLTPFPVVVYLLESLKILNSELGQLGLSAALVSDMVGSFLIWLASMSKVGREKGMFGAAISASSSIVYVFVVVFAFRPAMFWVIRQTPEGRPVKRTHLQLILMLMLFMGLLSQWFGASLVFGPLILGLAVPDGPPLGSAIIRKFYFFNQDVFLPLFVTTCGMRTDLRLIKFNDSFMTFNVLLIFFTFSAKMMACAVPLLYTKMPLNDALALALILSSKGEIHLAINTTFRDTEPQVQYLTDTALTLSNIAILLNAIIAPVMVKYLYDPSRKYAGYQKRDIIHNKRNAELRILVCIHKSQNIVAAIELLESSCPTRERPLGIYVLHLIELLGRSSPIFISHEMKKKTVYKTSAYSENVISAFKSFQQNNRAGVVTNCFTAISPTKFMHEDICTLALDKLASLIVLPFHRKWSADGSIQSEDSSHLRTLNNSVLEIAPCSVGILVDRGGHSKSSNVIASKSPFSVAMIFVGGNDDREALTFAKRMANDSNITLTVVHFVSSDTEDITLWDKLLDNEVLKDVKMNNVGDEYVIYLEEIVKDGPQTALIVRSMVDEYDLFIVGRRHNCDSTQTSGLAEWSEFPELGIIGDLLASSDLNSKASVLVIQQQRKKT; this is translated from the exons ATGGGTTTTTCATTTACTCGTGCTCTATTAGGAATCTCTGCTGATGAACTTCACCTTTGTGGAGATGCAACCGTTATTCCTGATCTTATCCAGGAAATACTAAAAGTGACTGGTGATGAGATTGAG GCTGGCGTAATGCTCGGTCCTTCTGGCCTTGGGCGCGTCGGAATATTCCAGGCTTTGTTCTCAGTTAGAAATCAAGAAATAGTGGGAATGATAGGTACCTTTGGTCACATACTCTTTACGTTTATGAGTGGGGTGAAAATGGATACGGGACTGATAAACAGAATGGGAAGAAAATCCTTGTTTACTGGTATTGCCTGCATAATGTTTCCTTTGCTAGTTGGCTTCACAATCCAAGTGACACTAAGAAGATCTTGGCTAACCGCAGAAGAAGCGACTGGCCTTCCATTTCAAACAGCACTAAATTGTCTAACTCCATTTCCAGTGGTAGTATACCTTCTTGAGAGCCTCAAGATCCTGAATTCTGAACTAGGACAATTAGGCCTATCTGCGGCATTGGTCAGTGACATGGTTGGCAGCTTTCTTATCTGGCTTGCCTCAATGTCTAAAGTTGGGCGGGAGAAAGGCATGTTTGGCGCGGCGATAAGTGCATCATCAAGCATTGTCTATGTTTTTGTCGTTGTGTTTGCTTTTCGACCGGCAATGTTTTGGGTAATCAGGCAAACACCTGAAGGCAGGCCTGTAAAACGCACACATCTTCAACTAATCCTGATGTTAATGCTTTTCATGGGATTGCTTTCTCAGTGGTTCGGTGCGTCACTCGTGTTTGGACCTTTGATCCTGGGTTTGGCAGTGCCAGATGGACCCCCTTTGGGGTCTGCTATAATCAGAAAGTTTTACTTCTTCAATCAAGATGTGTTCTTGCCGCTGTTTGTGACTACATGTGGGATGAGGACAGATCTACGTTTGATCAAATTCAATGACAGCTTCATGACATTCAATGTACTgctcattttcttcactttttctGCCAAAATGATGGCGTGTGCGGTTCCCCTCTTGTACACCAAAATGCCCTTAAATGATGCTCTAGCACTCGCTCTCATTTTGAGTTCCAAAGGTGAAATCCACCTCGCCATCAATACCACATTCAGAGATACCGAG CCGCAAGTACAATACCTGACGGACACAGCGCTCACTTTGTCAAATATCGCGATCCTCTTGAATGCAATCATTGCACCAGTTATGGTGAAATACCTGTACGATCCTTCAAGGAAATATGCAGGCTACCAGAAAAGAGATATTATTCATAACAAAAGAAATGCAGAGCTCCGAATCCTAGTATGCATTCACAAGTCTCAAAATATTGTTGCGGCAATCGAACTACTAGAATCCTCATGCCCTACTAGAGAAAGACCTCTTGGAATTTACGTGCTTCACCTTATTGAGCTACTTGGCCGATCCTCTCCTATTTTTATCTCCCacgaaatgaagaaaaagactGTGTACAAAACATCCGCGTATTCAGAGAATGTTATCAGCGCGTTCAAAAGCTTTCAACAAAATAATCGAGCTGGTGTTGTAACAAACTGTTTCACAGCAATCTCTCCGACCAAGTTCATGCATGAAGACATCTGTACTCTCGCACTGGACAAGCTAGCTTCCCTCATAGTACTCCCATTCCACAGAAAATGGTCGGCAGATGGGTCTATCCAATCGGAGGATAGTAGTCATTTAAGGACTTTGAATAACAGTGTCCTAGAAATTGCTCCATGTTCTGTCGGGATCCTTGTTGATCGTGGCGGCCATTCGAAGAGCTCTAACGTTATTGCATCAAAGTCGCCTTTTTCTGTGGCAATGATCTTCGTGGGTGGAAATGATGATCGAGAGGCATTAACTTTTGCCAAACGCATGGCCAATGACAGCAACATCACTTTGACTGTGGTTCATTTTGTTTCCTCCGACACTGAAGATATCACACTTTGGGACAAATTGCTTGACAATGAGGTACTGAAAGATGTTAAAATGAACAATGTAGGTGATGAATATGTGATATACTTAGAGGAGATAGTGAAAGATGGGCCTCAGACGGCATTGATAGTTCGTTCAATGGTGGACGAGTACGATCTTTTTATTGTAGGTAGAAGACACAACTGTGATTCCACACAGACATCAGGGCTTGCAGAATGGAGTGAATTCCCAGAGCTGGGGATTATCGGAGACTTGCTGGCCTCCTCAGATCTCAACAGCAAGGCTTCTGTTTTGGTGATTCAACAACAACGAAAAAAGACCTAA